Part of the Spinacia oleracea cultivar Varoflay chromosome 5, BTI_SOV_V1, whole genome shotgun sequence genome, GACTAACGGTAACACTTTGAGCTCCTTTAACTTCTAACTGCAATCCTTCACGATCAATCTGCTCCAGtcatcttgactgctcaccatagaggacaaattccaaaaggatcgtcgcagggccaccataagaaaaagacatggccgcaaacacacatagcaaataaacacacacgtcagcaaaaggCTGAGTAATCACCTGAAATAAAAACATACCAATATAGAATAATAAATGCTCATTTAAACAATGTAGTATGAAACTACATTTCAAGTATAGTCCCAAAAGAATACTTAGCTCCATAGCCTATAGATACTCTAGATCTTCCTTTCAACTGAACCTCAATATATTGATATAATCTTTTTCCTCTACTAAACTTACTTAAACCAATAGGTGCCATATTTGCTCTTTGTTCtatacctagccttggacatgggtaattcgaataaataaaccaacaagtataaaaacttgaaactctcaatagctactagaaagactctctgagtcaaggccactgttggaccaaatcccactttgggggagattaagaaaaataaagattgtatcttgcttctctactaatggttatcatctcATTACTTAACATGCCAAGGATTAAGGTGTATAACGCTGAGCCtcaaaccaaaaatataataaaactcAATCTTGATCTTCGCATAATATAATCAAAACCCATTGTATACTTCTAAATAATGGCAGTGGCTCTGAACATAATACAAAGTATTCGTCATAAATATTTCTTCAACTCTACTAGTTGCTCGCATAAATCTGATACCCACATACTACTCTTAATGATCCCAACAAACAATCAACTTTACTATTTACTCGCATGAATCTAATACCCAAATATTACTCTTAATGATCCCAACATAAATCAAACAATCAACTCAACTTATATATTCGTACAACATTCGTATATCGAGTTCAACTAACAAACATGTAATCTCAATCATCTATTTAAATACAATTACAAAGTAAAAAGTCTCGTAATATCATACAACTTCGAGAGATAAACGTGCGCATAATTACACATAGTAATAATATTTTACACTATATGAACAACTCAAAAGGACTAGATGTGCGTGATTACAATTTACATATACAGATAATTCGAATAGACTAAGTACGTGTGATTACCTTTCCGGAAATTAACACCATACGAACAAAGTAGAAAAACGACTGCCTATTACGATTTGGGTAGTAAAAACTTCCAGTCACATGCGCTCAAATGtttgatgttgatgatgatgcgTATAGGAGATAATAAATCAAAGTTTGGCTACTTTGATTCCCATTCCATGAAACCTCACGCAACAATTACACTAGAGGTAGAcggcaaaaataataatacgaTTGAACTACTTTCGTATAAACTAATTAGGGTTAGTGGGTATTTATAATGCTAGTAAAAGAGTCTTACTAAAACTAAACTaggttttataaaaaaaagttataatTATGCTATTTAATTTAGGAAAATATTCTTAATAGATAAATACTACTATAACCTTATTCTGCCTAAaagtatattttataaaatcataaaattttgggtattacaatctaccctccttaaaagaagtttcgtcccgaaacttaaagttAGAAATTTTTTTTTGACTATAGCTTCAAAagcttaaaaaaacaaaaaatatatatatacataaaaaagGTTTTATTCCAAATTTTACAATATAAAATATTAGGAATATtacattattaatatttttcaaacaaaccacaaataattgtgaggatATACCATCAATGGCGGATCTTCCTAACAACTTGGGTCCCGGGGCGGAATATtccgtagtgtatttttagttccaCCATCCCCTAAACCCTTGAGTATAATTGTATGAATATCGTACTCTACTATATAGATTGCTTAATTTTTCTATTGTCATTGGACACCATAGCCgaatatataaaatatgatcAGCTTGTAATTAATTATTTGCTTCTTTATTCATTAGATTATTTGATACCCAAATCAATTTATATATGGGCTAAGTTTATGAATTAAGTTACATATTATTTCAATTTGAGATTATTATATGTTAATGATTAGAaaatttaataattgaattggaaTTACATGAAAACTTGAATGAGGtctcaaaaggtgaaaaaagaaAGTTCAGGTCCTGAAAGGTGAAAAAACGAAAAGGTTAGTCCTCAAACTTTTGATTTACTTTAACTTTTAACCCAAGGACCTAAACTTTTAATGTTCTCTAGTTAAATTTGGCCGGAAAAGGGAAATGAggtcccaaacggtgaaaaaaaaaggtatagGTCCTAAACGGTGAAAAGTTCAAAAGATTAGACCCCATTTATTAGCTTAACTCAGGAAAAGGTGGaacaaaattctcaactttCAAAAATAAATCAGTGAAACTATAAAGGGAGTTAATAAATTTGCCTTTTTCCTAATTTCCAAATTGAATATTTCCAAAActcattaattattaaataaacggttttttcatgaaatgcccccgaggttttaaaaaacgcaccaaataccctcgcctgtttcgattcacataatatacccctatttatccgTACTGTTCATGACATGCACCTGTCAGCTAAcgccgttagtctgccgttagtggTGTTTTACTTATTTGcccttaattttggtttagcgcCATTGACTTCCTTCACTTTCACAgaaagaccaaaaaaaaaaaaaccgttcacatttttctctttctctctcctctcccctgttcttcttcAAGCTCTAAtcctactcaaaccctagaaattctgggtagatcttcaatatttttgtgaattttgctGCGCATCTTAAAGGCGAGTTCGTGGGTTGTGATTTTGCTTCAATCGCGACAAAAAAGGGAGAAACTTGAGGCGATTTCCAGCTGAGTTAGTGTTGAAGAGGAAACGGGAATTTTAAAGTTGGTTAGTCTACTTCCAGGTGATAATCTCTTCTCCTCTGTTTAATTTTGCTGgtaaacttgtttttttttcacgaaatcgattagggttagggtttgtgaaattgtcagttttttttttaaattgcgCAAATTTCTTGTTGGTTATTGGTCAATTGTGGTTGTTGGAATGAAAATTGATGttagtttcattattttttccCTTTAGGATGAGTGCTATTTGGTTGTTACTACGTTATGGGTCACATAGTTTTGATATTAGAGTGGGTGACATGGAAAAATATCGTTTGTTGAAGTTGTTTCTTGATATCTTTGAGAAATCAGTTAAGCAAGATGTTTTTTTGCCTAGTACCTTTAGCTTGTATGTTGAGGGTCCTTGTGGTAAGGTTGAATTGAATGATGATAAGACTTTAAGGCTTCTGTGGGGATGGAATTGGGGTAAAGACACTGCTGAAATTTGGGTTGAGGGAACAGATAAACCATGATTGGTGTTTAGGAATGCTGTTGCAACAATTGAGAATCATAGAAAGGAAAAAGAGAGACAACTTAAGGAGAGACAAGAGGAACTGTTGAGGGCTCaaagagaggaggaagaggTAATGAGGAAACAACAGGAAAGGGAGGACATTTTGAGGGAAATACAGGAACAAATGGAGTACACTGTGGCTATGGAGGTCCCTGTTGTTGATTGTGAGGACATGAAGGTTGAGTATGTGAGAGTCATTAGCAAAGATGATGCTGATGAGGTGTTTCCAGGTTGCTCTCAACCACAACAAACACAAGAATCCCCAAAGAAACAACCCACCCCACCCAAACACACAAATCATGTTGCTTCTAAGTCAAAAGGCAAGGATAAGCCTGCTTCTAAGAAACTAACCCCCAAAAGGAGATGTTTGAGGCAAATGTTGTTCTTGCCTATGGGATAGTAGACACTGAGAGTTGTGACAGTTGGACCTACTTCATGAGATGTTTGAGGCAAATGTTTGAGCAGGAGGGTTGCAACAGAGATGATTGGACCTTCATCAGTGATAGGATGAAGGTATGTGTACTGATCTGATATTTACTCTTTTCTGATCTTTACTTTTTCTTATGTTTATGTTTCTATATTAATGAACCTGTTTTTGTTGTTTGCTGATGTGTAGGGTGTTGAGTTGGCAGTTAGAGAAACTTTTCCTAGAGCAACTAGGAGAGTTTGCTGCCAACACCTATACATGAATTGTAAGAACAATGGCTTCAGTGGATCTGCATTCCACAAGCTCTTTTGGATAGCTGCTAATGCATACAATGAGTATGTGTTTAGTAAGGCCATGGAAAAGATCAGTGAGTACAATGAAAATGCCACTGCATACTTGAACAGCTGCATTGAGCAGTGGTCTAGGCATAAGTTTGACTCTACTGtttgttgtgatcacaacacaACAAACTTTGTGGAGTCATTCAATGCATGCACAAAGCCCTTCAGAGACATGCATGTCTTCTCATTATTGGAAGGTATAACTCTTCTAAtcatattcatgcataatattacccctgaacttgttgtttgttgtttaatcatattcatgcataatatacccctgaacttgttgtttgttgtttaaTGTCTGGTGTACAGCAATCAGAAGTTGGTGTATGCAGAGGGTGGGGGCTAGATTTGACAAGGCAGTTGACATGGAGGAAGGTCAGCTCACTGCATATGCATTGAAAGAGTTAGAGGAGAGGACAGCTGAGTCCAGGTTATGTTATGCCACAGCATGTGGAGGGGGTGAATTTGAGGTTAGGGATGGACATGTCAACTTCCCAATTAGGCTTGCAACAAGAAGTTGTGCCTGTGGGAAGTGGCAGATCTGTGGAATCCCCTGCAAGCATGCACTGAGGGTCATATATGACCAAAGGATGAACCCCCATGATTTCATATCCCCATGGTTCAAGGCTGCTGCATACAAGCTAACCTATGCAGAACATATTCATCCTATGGAAGATCCATCTCAGTGGCC contains:
- the LOC130461311 gene encoding uncharacterized protein: MSAIWLLLRYGSHSFDIRVGDMEKYRLLKLFLDIFEKSVKQDVFLPSTFSLYVEGPCGKVELNDDKTLRLLNAVATIENHRKEKERQLKERQEELLRAQREEEEVMRKQQEREDILREIQEQMEYTVAMEVPVVDCEDMKVEYVRVISKDDADEEMFEANVVLAYGIVDTESCDSWTYFMRCLRQMFEQEGCNRDDWTFISDRMKGVELAVRETFPRATRRVCCQHLYMNCKNNGFSGSAFHKLFWIAANAYNEYVFSKAMEKISEYNENATAYLNSCIEQWSRHKFDSTVCCDHNTTNFVESFNACTKPFRDMHVFSLLEAIRSWCMQRVGARFDKAVDMEEGQLTAYALKELEERTAESRLCYATACGGGEFEVRDGHVNFPIRLATRSCACGKWQICGIPCKHALRVIYDQRMNPHDFISPWFKAAAYKLTYAEHIHPMEDPSQWPDFGLPSIQPPTIKRPSGRPAKKRKRGANEPKKGKRNTNVKCGKCREFGHNSRTCKSGGTSATGPSTSKSGAAGASTSNGGPNTRKRSKAAG